The bacterium genome has a segment encoding these proteins:
- a CDS encoding carbohydrate-binding family 9-like protein: MGNASKKNVFKFASIVTSVLILALGLLGFSWNFGKWDKKAPKEYICQYTEEKVAIDGVFDEPCWQKAKKITFYRLERWVTKQPHRKAISKTTARLLWDKDYLYIAMEAEDKDIWATIEEHDAVLCREDVLEIFLKPRKSKCSYYEFEISPKNVTWDIFYSSRGVSDNDKHCTAYESNLKSATKVYGTLNNWKDEDGKWTLEVAIPFSSLKDTIDRTPQNGEQWRFALCRYDFSSYLEDVELSSSACLGQRWFHLYEDYDILKFQR; this comes from the coding sequence ATGGGAAATGCAAGCAAAAAAAATGTTTTTAAATTCGCATCTATTGTTACATCTGTTCTTATTCTTGCTTTAGGGCTTCTAGGGTTTTCGTGGAATTTTGGCAAATGGGATAAAAAAGCGCCTAAAGAGTATATATGCCAATATACGGAGGAAAAAGTAGCAATTGATGGTGTCTTTGATGAGCCCTGCTGGCAGAAAGCAAAAAAAATCACATTTTACCGTCTTGAGCGCTGGGTTACCAAGCAGCCTCATCGCAAGGCAATCTCAAAGACTACCGCTAGACTTCTCTGGGATAAAGATTATCTCTACATTGCCATGGAAGCAGAGGACAAAGATATATGGGCTACAATAGAAGAACATGACGCTGTTTTGTGCAGGGAGGACGTTCTTGAAATATTCCTAAAACCGAGAAAAAGCAAATGTTCATATTACGAGTTTGAGATAAGCCCTAAGAATGTAACATGGGATATATTTTATTCAAGCCGTGGAGTAAGTGATAATGATAAACATTGCACAGCTTATGAATCAAACCTGAAAAGTGCAACAAAGGTGTATGGCACACTGAATAACTGGAAAGATGAAGATGGGAAATGGACACTTGAGGTAGCAATACCTTTTTCTTCATTAAAAGACACTATTGACAGGACTCCTCAAAATGGTGAACAGTGGCGTTTTGCATTATGCAGATATGATTTTTCTTCTTATTTAGAGGACGTTGAACTCTCGAGCAGCGCATGTCTAGGACAGAGATGGTTTCACTTATACGAAGATTATGACATCTTGAAATTTCAAAGGTGA